In the genome of Pseudanabaena mucicola str. Chao 1806, the window GAAGGGCTAACTAAAACTGTCTGGTCAGAATATGTAACAACATTTAAAGCTTCAGGATGAGGGTTTGCTAGAGATATTTGAGCATTTGTTTTTGTAAATTGTGACTTGATTGATCGAATCATCAAATTGCTAGCAATACCGATCAAAATTGCCGCAGGCACAATCCACCAAATGGCAACAAAGGTTTGATTAGTTAACGGTGAATCATTACTAAACCCTGCGATCAAAATTAACCCATAGCTAACCATAGCAATCACTTGCCATTGGGAGAAAGCATAATCAGTGTTTTGACGGCATACTTCGACAACTGACTTAGACGTGTAAATACCAAGTAAAAATCCCAAGCTAAATAGTAATCCTGCGATCAATAAAACAATGGGATCATTTAATGCAAATAATCTTCCAAATCCGCCTAACAGTATTAAAAAACCAGCAAAACTAAAGTTTGCACAAATCGGATAAGTTGCTTGCCGCCATCCCCACCCAACTTTACCTGATACCAATTGCCGTTGTGAGCGGGAAGGCGAAACTTGCATATTTACTTTTTCCTTTTTCTTTAAACTGTGGCGATCGCTTCATGACGAGCAAAGATCATTCGCCCTGCGGAGGTCTGCAAAGCGCTAGTGACAATCACGATAATTTGTTTACCGAGATATTCACGACCTTCCTCAATGACTACCATCGTGCCATCTTCTAGATAGCCAATCCCTTGAGAAGCTTCTTTGCCTTCCTTCAATACCTTTAGCTCTAAAGAATCTCCTGGTAAATAGGTGGGTCGCAAAGCTTGGGCAAGATCGTTAATATTTAAAACTTCAACCTGTTGCAAATTTGCAACTTTATTGAGGTTGTAATCATTAGTAATCAATGTACAGCCCAACTCTTGAGCAAGACGTACTAACTTAGCATCAACGGTATGGAGATCTTCGTAATCGGCGGAATGAATGGTGATGCGATCGCTATATTGTTCGCGCATATTATTCAAAATGTCCAATCCTCTTCGCCCTCGGACACGCTTTTGATCATTGGAGCTATCCGCGATCGTCTGTAATTCTTGAATTACGAAATGGGGTATCAACAATTGCCCTTCCAAGAAGCCAGTTTCCATCAAGGTTTGAATACGTCCATCAATAACCGTACTTGTATCGAGAACTTTAGCTGTAGCAGTTCTTAAAGTTCCATCTGCAAGTAGACTGCTTTCGACATTATTAGGATTAATCAAACGCAATAGAGCGCGTCCGTGAGTATCGGAAAGTGTCATTCCCGAATAGGCAAAAATAATACTCACCAAAATAGCAGTCAGAGGTTTGATAAAAGCAAAATCTTCAGGAATCGGGATCAGGAATAATGGCGCTAGCATCAAGTTCGCAACCAATAGCCCAAACACTAAACCAACAGCTCGCCCCAAAATAGTCTCAATAGGCAAAGCGCGAACATTGGACTCAATGCGACGATAGGTGTTTTGTCCAATCAATCCTGCAATTAGTCCCACAAATGAACCAACTCCAAGCGTTACCCATCGGAAGTTTTGAACATTAATATGCGCGACCATTTCCGATGGTAAGAAATCGATGCCGTGGAAGCCAGTGCCTGCTCCCGCAAGAATGAATGTAAAGATAATAATAGCGTCAATCATAGGGCGGAACTCCGCTTAGACGAATAATATATAAGGTATGAGATGAACACAAATAATTCTTAGCCTAAAGCTTTTATTGAGTCTTTGGTGATACTCTTCCAACTTTCTCAATCCTTTGCATACAATTCTACACAACTGGCTCTAGCATTGTCGCAATAATTGCTTATTTTGCTGTTTTAGGACAATCTCCAGTAAATTTTTGTCCATCGGGCATAATTGCACCACAAAAATTAGTTTCAGACATATAGGTTCCTGTGAGATCCGCTCCTGTCAGATCTGCCCCTCGCAAATCAGCCTTATCTAAAATCGCGCCAATTAGATTCGCCTCACGCAAATCAGAAAGTTTGAGATCCGCAGAAAACAGATTGGCATTGCGTAGGTTTGCACCTCTGAGATTTGCGAAGCTTAATTTTTCACGCGCGAGATTGCAGCCTTCACAGGAGCGTGTTTGTAAAACTTGGCGCAAGTGATTGGGATCGGCAAAGGCTAATTCTGCATAGCTAGTTAAAGAGATCGCCCCCAAAGTTCCTAAGATTGCTAAGCAGGAGTTAATAAGATTTTTCATGATAAACATCTGATTTAGCTTTTTTTACATTTCTTGTGTCGGAGCGAAACGTTACACAAAAATCAATTCCTTATTTTACTGTGTGTCCCGAAATTTTTTTTCTGGAGTGGAGTTTTGTAAAGATTTTTGTTACTTAGACTACATTTGTTAGATACTTATACTCTCTCCCAAATAATATCCCATAGCATTTTTCATTTTGGCGTAAGTGGCGTAACTGGCGTAAGTATAAAAACTTAGAAATCTTCCTTGGTTGATTCACAAATCACGACAAAATGCGATCGCAATCACAATGGCATATTGCTGATATCACTGGCAAACACTGCAAAAAGTCTGATGATGAAGCCATTCAGTTAATTGCTTATGGGTAAATTTCACCCAATTGGTTGAGTTGATAGCAGGAAGTAGCGATCGCTACCAGTACTAGAAAATTCAATTATTAAGAGTTTTTATTTTACCTATGCAAAATAAAAACTTTACATAAAGCCCAAGAGCAGAAGTTGAGTTTTCGGATTTTTCGTTTTGATCTATCGATTTCATTGAACGCAGTTAGAGAAAGCAGCATCGAGGCAGTTATGAAAAACACAGTTGTCGCCACAATATTAGCCATTTCGGGCTTTGCCATCTCAGGGCTTGCTCTTGTCACACCAGTTAATGCTCAAACCGCAATAATTGCCGCTCTCTACCAAAACCCATCTTCTCCTCAAACGGAAGTACGTTATGACGACGCGAAAGTAGGCAGAAAGCCCATCCTCATTGCAATTAATACTAGTCCAGAAGTCGTTACTATTGCTGAAAACCTTACTTTTGGCGATAGTTATGATCGCGTAGTAACGATGAATCACTCAGATAATCTTGTCTGTCTGGTCAGCGCGAAAGGTTCTAAGGACGGCGCTATAACCTGTGGATTTGTAGATCACGAATAATCAAAAAGGGGCGCTAATCGCCCCTTTTTGATTTAAGCAATATTGGCATTATTTTTCATTTCATTGAGTTTTTGTAAGCCAAACTGGGCTCGCTTAATTTGTTTCTCGCATAATGCCTCAATGTCGGTACGCCCAACCTCAATCCCATGTTGTGTATCCGTAGCTCTATCAAAAAAGACGATACTATCCACCTGTTTCATGCCAATTAATCGAAACAGCATATCGATGACGTTGTACTTACCACATTCAAGATTTTCATCGTTTAACTTAAGTCGATCAATATTGGCAGGTGTGTGATCGCAATAGGCATAAATCGTTGTCTTTTCTACTTCAGGATTATCGTGATTACTAAGAGGTGTCAGGAGCCAACCACCCTCGATATCTTGAATAACAAAATAAACCGTGTGCTTTAGATTTTGGGCAATCGCCTTGAGGACTGATGTAATCAACCTGACAGCACTGGCTGTTTCCTCATCGGGGGTACTTTCTACAAGTAGAGCCACTTGGCGATCAAGAACTTGATCTTTAGTTAGCATTGATCTTCAAATTAACATGGTGAGCAGAGCGCTTAAGCGAAGGTTTTATCATATGGGGTTGTATTGCCTCTAATGTCTCAAATATGGCTTCGCGTATAGTCACTTCTGTCTCTCGATTGAGTAAAAGATTACAACAATCAGATATCGCCCGTTCTTGGGCAGCAGGCAGTTGGTTATCTTGGATGTATTGCGTAATTTGTTTAATTGCAATTAATCTAGCAAGATCATCATTTACAGTCAGTTGCGTAATTAGTTGCTCAAAGTTATCTTGCTGACGTTGGTGCCATTGAGTAAATGCTTGACGTGCTAGTAGGAGCAAAATTCCTAGCGTTGCCACAAGCTGCAAAATACTGGCGGAAGCTAACCAATGATTATTTTGAGTTGACCAAATTGTGAGTACTGTATAGGTCAAAAAGATCGTAATAGCACCGCTTGCCACGGATAGCGGCAGGTGACGATAGGGACTTTGTAAAAACTTTTGGACTCGCCATAAAATTACATTCCAGTTCCAATCCTGAATCACATATATCGCAATCATTACGGCGATACCCATGCTAGCAGCTGCTATTAATTGCCAATTCCAAACTAGCAGTAGCACAAAGAAAATTGTCAATAAAACCCACATTGGCAAAGCCTGCTGTCTCGAAAGCCCTTGAAAAAGCGATCGCAGCAATTGCTGTGACAATGAAGTCGCTGATGAAGTTGTTTCTTGCTCTTGAAAGCGAAAGTCTTTAACCACTGTTTATCCCTAAAGACCCTAATAGCTACTGTACAGGATTTTAAGCAAAAAAATAAGAGAGACATTGTGCAGTCACTCTTATTTTTATATTTCCTCAAGAAAAGAATGAGAGTGCAAAGTACAGCTATTCTTTTCTTGTGATTCAAGCAATTACAGCTACTTAGCAGTTTTTCTGTACATATTTTGGAGACTAAGCAAGCCTACTCCACCCGTAACTAGAAACACACCTAATAATTGAATAAAATCTAGCTTGTCTCCCAAAATTGTAAATGCTAAAAATGTCGTAAATACGGGGCCGCTAGCACTAACAATCGAGGCTTGTGCTGCGCCCATGAGCTTTGTACCAAAACTAGTTAGTAAGTAACCACCTAAGGTTGTCAAGGCAACCAAAAAGCACATGAAGATCAGTACGCCATTTATGGAGATAGATGCTAAGTTGAAGGGCAAAGTCCCCAAACAGAGCAAGAGTATGATTGCAAAGTTAATAGATGTAAAAGAAACTGGATTTAGCTGTTTAAAACAAGTCTGTGAAGTAATAATGTAGCCCGCAAAAGCAACACCTGAAGATATAGCTGCAATGATGCCCCATGTATCAGGCTTAATGCCACCTAAGACATTATTGGTTAGCATAATGCCTAAATAGATAATGCCAATAACAAACCACCTCTCGTTACTAGGGCGATCGCCAAATAGAAACCAAGCTATCAGTACCGTAATAGTCGGGAATATAAAAAATAAAGTTACCGCAAGACTTGGCTTTAAAATTCCTAGAGCCAAGTAAATAAATGCAAAGGATGCAAATTGAAATAATGCACTAAAGACAACTCGCCAGAATAATGGACGACGGTTGGGGATCAACAGTTGCTTAAAGTCACGTAACACATCAGCTCGAAATACAGTCTTAGCTACTAACCACATAATCGGCGTAGCAAAGAGCATTCGCAATAGCAGTAAAATAAACGAGTTAGGTACACTTGGCTTCATCAAGCCACCAAATTGAAAAAGCCCAAAAATATTTGAGTTAGAGAAAATAATTCTTACCAAAATATTTTGTAACGATAAAACTAATGAAGCTCCTAAAACCAGAGTAAATCCCAACCACCAGTCATTAAGACGCTTGGTAGGTTGAGCAATGGATGGAGAAAGCTCAACATCCTCTAAGGAATGCGTCGGATCTCCCACATAGGGGCGAGTATCATTGTCATATTGCCGAAATTGAATGTTGTTCGCATTAAATTGGGGCATCTGAATTTGGCTATAATTGCCATTGCCATTCGGTCTAATCGATTCAGTACTGTTGCCATTAGCACTTATCGTCCCCATAAAATTTGGTGTACTCGTAAAATTTGAGATGGGCGTGTTTCCTCCTACACCAGAATAGCGATCTTCAGAAGATCGTCGTAAATATTCATCAATTCTTTCTACCAGAGCTGACAGCATTAATTCACCTTGCTGACGTTGGGTATACATTCTCTGCATTTGATCATCAAGATCACGCTGATAAGTATCTACATCACGCTGTAGAGCTTGAAATGTAGTCCGAATCGCACTGTCAAGATTAAGCATTAGTTGCTCAAAATTTTGAGAATGTCCATTAAAAACTTGTGAATTAGTGACGATGACATCATTTTTGAGGTGATAGGTGATCGCTTGAGCAAGTTGCTCGATCCATTGCTGTCGCTGAATTTCCTGTTGATTCATTCCCTGCTGAGCAACAGTTAATACCTCTAGCTCTTTTCGTTGAGACTGGAGACGGTGAATATCATCAGTTAAGGCATTCTTTTGGGCTTGTAAAATTAAAATCTCACGACTGAGCTTACCCAAGATATTTGCCCGCAGATCTGACAAGTCCTTAGTGACTCCTGCGAGGGTCTGCTCGTAATTACTATTACTACGAATATTATTGCTCTCCATTGAAGAAATCACCTCGTGACAATGCCATCTGGAATAACGGTAGGGGCTATGGTTGGCACTACTTTTTTGCTTGTTTGAGTTGCTTGACTTTGGTTGGGTCTAGTTTGCGAACTTTATAACACTAATTTGAGCATCTGTCATATTTTGTTTGTTTATTTAAAAAAGATGGATCAAGAAACAAATTTTTGTGGCAATGCTTTACCGCACCAAAAAAATCAGATTATTGCTAGCCTCTAGCAGTACAAATTTCCCTTGAGGCTGCCCATTGACTAATATCTTGACGATTGATGGCTGCTGCCATGAGGTCAGGGAAAAGATCTGGGGTGCAGGCAAAGGAAGGCACACCAAAACTGGCGATCGCGGCGGTATTATTGTGGTCATAGGAAGGTGCACCATCGTCATTTAGTGCTAACAGGGTAATAAACTGCACCCCCGAAGCGACTAAAGTAGCTATTCGTTTTAACATTTCCTGATTATTGCCGCCCTCATAGAGATCGCTAATCAATACAAAAATTGTTTCGTGGGGCTGACGTACTAAACCTTGGCAATAGGCGATCGCTTGATTAATATCTGTTCCTCCTCCCAATTGTGTACCAAAAAGAACTTCTACTGGATCTTGGAGTATTTCTGTTAAATCAACCACAGTCGTATCAAATACAACCATACTCATTTTGACCGCAGTTAAAGTAGCTAAGACTGCACTAAAAATTCCTGCATAGACGACGGAGGTTGCCATCGAACCACTTTGATCGACACAAAGAATAATATCTCGGAGGGATGAGCGCTTACGTCCATAGCCGATGCGTATTTCAGGAATAACAGTGCGATATTCAGGCTGATAGTTTTTGAGATTGGCACGAATGGTACGAGGCCAGTCAATTTCATCATGGCGTGGACGACGATTGCGGTTAGCACGATTGAGACTTCCTAATACAGCTTGCCTTGTGGGATTTTCTAATTTCCGTTGTAGTTCCTCGACCACTTGCCTTACGACTATTCTTGCAGTCTCTTTGGTTTTACTAGGCATAATGCCACTGAGGGATATAAGATTAGAGACGAGATGA includes:
- a CDS encoding VWA domain-containing protein, with the protein product MLVRDQQIATDRLRRWRLILGGGAADGIGGSGLSDRDLSIDGALAALYGNDESADSSQDRKGGLGSSSPKVARWLGDIRTFFPTSVVRIMQQDALERLNLQRMLLEPEMLEAIEPDVHLVSNLISLSGIMPSKTKETARIVVRQVVEELQRKLENPTRQAVLGSLNRANRNRRPRHDEIDWPRTIRANLKNYQPEYRTVIPEIRIGYGRKRSSLRDIILCVDQSGSMATSVVYAGIFSAVLATLTAVKMSMVVFDTTVVDLTEILQDPVEVLFGTQLGGGTDINQAIAYCQGLVRQPHETIFVLISDLYEGGNNQEMLKRIATLVASGVQFITLLALNDDGAPSYDHNNTAAIASFGVPSFACTPDLFPDLMAAAINRQDISQWAASREICTARG
- a CDS encoding DMT family transporter codes for the protein MESNNIRSNSNYEQTLAGVTKDLSDLRANILGKLSREILILQAQKNALTDDIHRLQSQRKELEVLTVAQQGMNQQEIQRQQWIEQLAQAITYHLKNDVIVTNSQVFNGHSQNFEQLMLNLDSAIRTTFQALQRDVDTYQRDLDDQMQRMYTQRQQGELMLSALVERIDEYLRRSSEDRYSGVGGNTPISNFTSTPNFMGTISANGNSTESIRPNGNGNYSQIQMPQFNANNIQFRQYDNDTRPYVGDPTHSLEDVELSPSIAQPTKRLNDWWLGFTLVLGASLVLSLQNILVRIIFSNSNIFGLFQFGGLMKPSVPNSFILLLLRMLFATPIMWLVAKTVFRADVLRDFKQLLIPNRRPLFWRVVFSALFQFASFAFIYLALGILKPSLAVTLFFIFPTITVLIAWFLFGDRPSNERWFVIGIIYLGIMLTNNVLGGIKPDTWGIIAAISSGVAFAGYIITSQTCFKQLNPVSFTSINFAIILLLCLGTLPFNLASISINGVLIFMCFLVALTTLGGYLLTSFGTKLMGAAQASIVSASGPVFTTFLAFTILGDKLDFIQLLGVFLVTGGVGLLSLQNMYRKTAK
- a CDS encoding pentapeptide repeat-containing protein is translated as MKNLINSCLAILGTLGAISLTSYAELAFADPNHLRQVLQTRSCEGCNLAREKLSFANLRGANLRNANLFSADLKLSDLREANLIGAILDKADLRGADLTGADLTGTYMSETNFCGAIMPDGQKFTGDCPKTAK
- a CDS encoding PIN/TRAM domain-containing protein, which codes for MIDAIIIFTFILAGAGTGFHGIDFLPSEMVAHINVQNFRWVTLGVGSFVGLIAGLIGQNTYRRIESNVRALPIETILGRAVGLVFGLLVANLMLAPLFLIPIPEDFAFIKPLTAILVSIIFAYSGMTLSDTHGRALLRLINPNNVESSLLADGTLRTATAKVLDTSTVIDGRIQTLMETGFLEGQLLIPHFVIQELQTIADSSNDQKRVRGRRGLDILNNMREQYSDRITIHSADYEDLHTVDAKLVRLAQELGCTLITNDYNLNKVANLQQVEVLNINDLAQALRPTYLPGDSLELKVLKEGKEASQGIGYLEDGTMVVIEEGREYLGKQIIVIVTSALQTSAGRMIFARHEAIATV